In Vibrio crassostreae, one DNA window encodes the following:
- a CDS encoding methylated-DNA--[protein]-cysteine S-methyltransferase — MANRFTYYESPLGTVTLQANNEGLLGLWFETHTTKPEQLGVQDDSFPIFALAIEQLNRYFSGEAIQFSVPIAAKGTPFQQSVWQALTTIPYGETWSYAQLADAIGNPKAVRAVGLANGKNPVSVIVPCHRVIGKNGKLTGYAGGVVRKQRLLVIEGREQD; from the coding sequence ATGGCTAACCGTTTTACTTATTATGAGAGCCCATTGGGAACCGTAACTTTACAGGCGAACAATGAGGGCTTGCTCGGCCTTTGGTTTGAAACACATACCACCAAGCCGGAACAGTTGGGTGTTCAAGATGATAGCTTTCCGATCTTTGCATTGGCTATCGAGCAGCTTAATCGCTATTTCTCAGGCGAAGCTATCCAATTTTCTGTGCCGATTGCAGCCAAGGGCACGCCATTTCAGCAGTCGGTTTGGCAGGCGCTGACGACCATTCCTTATGGAGAGACTTGGAGCTATGCACAACTGGCCGATGCGATAGGCAATCCGAAAGCCGTTCGTGCTGTGGGTTTGGCGAATGGCAAAAATCCGGTTTCAGTGATTGTGCCGTGTCACCGTGTGATTGGCAAAAATGGCAAGCTGACGGGGTATGCAGGTGGCGTAGTACGTAAACAGCGCTTGTTGGTGATAGAGGGAAGAGAGCAAGACTAG
- the nhaD gene encoding sodium:proton antiporter NhaD — protein sequence MLGIQLPAVLFLFFFSSVAGAATSQLGEPLKLTNSFVGYLSLTIFVIAYIVVMMEEYLKLRKSKPVLLAAGLIWIIIGFTYQEHNLVEVAKQALEHNLLEYAELLLFLLVAMTYISAMEERRLFDALQAWMVGKGFNFRSLFWLTGILAFFISPIADNLTTALLMCAVVLKVAGSNPKFVNLACVNIVIAANAGGAFSPFGDITTLMVWQAGYVSFSEFIPLFIPSVMNYLVPALIMSYFVPTTQPDTVHQHVELKRGARRIVFLFIMTIATAVAFHAVLHFPPVMGMMMGLAYLQFFGYFLRKTLPNSLAKKKAVAIANNDEGALKRLGSVVPFDVFRRVSHAEWDTLLFFYGVVMCVGGLSLLGYLELASGVMYSQWDPIWANIMVGILSAIVDNIPVMFAVLSMEPQMSMGNWLLITLTAGVGGSLLSIGSAAGVALMGAAHGKYTFFGHLKWMPVIMIGYAVSIAAHLWLNGGLF from the coding sequence ATGTTAGGTATCCAGCTTCCTGCTGTTCTCTTTTTATTCTTCTTTTCTTCAGTAGCAGGCGCGGCTACCTCTCAATTAGGGGAGCCTCTCAAGCTAACTAACTCATTTGTCGGCTACCTATCACTGACCATTTTCGTTATCGCCTACATTGTGGTGATGATGGAAGAGTACCTAAAGCTCCGAAAATCCAAGCCTGTGCTACTTGCGGCCGGCCTGATTTGGATAATCATTGGTTTTACCTACCAAGAACACAACCTCGTTGAAGTCGCTAAACAAGCGCTCGAACACAACTTACTTGAATACGCCGAGCTATTACTTTTTCTACTCGTCGCTATGACTTACATCAGCGCCATGGAAGAGAGAAGACTGTTTGATGCGTTGCAAGCTTGGATGGTCGGCAAAGGCTTTAACTTCCGATCTCTGTTCTGGCTAACCGGTATTCTGGCCTTCTTTATCTCACCTATCGCAGACAACCTCACGACAGCTCTATTGATGTGTGCCGTGGTTCTGAAAGTCGCAGGATCCAACCCTAAATTCGTTAACTTAGCCTGTGTAAATATCGTAATAGCCGCTAACGCTGGCGGCGCATTCAGCCCATTCGGCGACATCACAACACTGATGGTGTGGCAAGCTGGTTATGTGAGCTTCAGTGAGTTCATTCCCTTATTTATTCCTTCAGTGATGAATTACCTCGTCCCTGCACTGATCATGTCTTACTTTGTTCCAACAACCCAACCCGATACGGTGCATCAACACGTTGAATTAAAACGTGGTGCAAGACGCATCGTGTTCTTGTTCATCATGACGATAGCCACTGCGGTTGCTTTCCATGCCGTACTCCACTTCCCTCCGGTCATGGGGATGATGATGGGGCTGGCGTATCTACAGTTCTTTGGGTATTTCTTGCGTAAGACCTTACCGAATTCACTAGCGAAGAAAAAGGCAGTGGCGATTGCCAATAATGATGAGGGGGCATTGAAACGACTCGGTTCAGTCGTGCCCTTTGATGTATTTCGGAGAGTGTCGCATGCCGAATGGGACACCCTGCTGTTCTTCTACGGCGTGGTGATGTGTGTCGGTGGCTTAAGCTTGCTTGGTTACTTGGAACTCGCGTCTGGTGTGATGTATAGCCAATGGGATCCAATTTGGGCCAACATTATGGTCGGGATTCTATCTGCGATTGTCGATAACATTCCGGTAATGTTTGCCGTGTTATCCATGGAGCCACAAATGTCGATGGGCAACTGGCTACTGATCACCTTAACCGCTGGAGTTGGTGGTAGCTTATTATCTATTGGTAGTGCAGCTGGAGTAGCATTAATGGGGGCAGCGCATGGCAAATACACCTTCTTTGGCCACTTGAAATGGATGCCAGTGATCATGATTGGCTATGCCGTCAGTATCGCTGCTCACTTATGGCTAAATGGCGGGCTTTTCTAA
- a CDS encoding nucleoside recognition domain-containing protein — translation MTNPTKTDRKVTIGSYIALAFAIVFFSGLMQSNEWYGVFDFTTLNGSFGKVAYDVSETADGIQAATTSLRGKGGSGARDGFIFALTLIPTVMFALGMINVLEHYGALDAARKLLTPLLRPLMGIPGNSGLALIASLQSTDAGAAMTRQLKDEGHLTKRETDVFTMFQFTAGAAIVNFFSSGAVLFTLTAMDGSLAVTSSIGLAVAVMFIFKFVGANLFRIYLNITEGKEDKPKSDKEQKLEEEVA, via the coding sequence ATGACTAATCCAACCAAAACCGATCGTAAAGTCACGATCGGCAGCTATATCGCACTCGCTTTCGCGATTGTGTTCTTTTCAGGCTTAATGCAGTCCAATGAATGGTATGGAGTGTTCGATTTTACAACGCTCAACGGCTCATTCGGTAAGGTCGCTTACGATGTGAGTGAAACGGCCGATGGTATTCAAGCAGCAACGACGTCACTGCGTGGTAAAGGCGGTAGTGGTGCTCGTGACGGTTTCATTTTTGCTTTGACACTTATTCCGACCGTGATGTTTGCACTAGGTATGATCAACGTACTTGAGCATTACGGAGCATTGGATGCAGCTCGTAAACTGCTGACACCTCTGCTTCGCCCTCTGATGGGTATTCCGGGTAACTCAGGCTTGGCACTGATCGCTTCTTTGCAAAGTACCGATGCGGGTGCAGCGATGACACGTCAGTTGAAAGACGAAGGGCATCTAACTAAGCGTGAAACTGATGTCTTCACCATGTTCCAGTTTACGGCGGGTGCAGCGATCGTTAACTTTTTCTCTTCAGGTGCCGTGCTGTTCACTCTAACGGCGATGGATGGTTCTTTAGCGGTAACATCGTCAATTGGCTTGGCTGTCGCTGTGATGTTCATCTTTAAGTTTGTCGGCGCGAACCTGTTCCGTATCTACCTGAATATTACTGAAGGCAAAGAAGACAAACCAAAATCAGACAAAGAACAAAAACTGGAAGAGGAAGTAGCATAA
- a CDS encoding YjiG family protein, with protein sequence MSEVKAKKPMVTDIFVEGAKKGWVIATTSTVPNVLMAFVIIKALQITGALDLMGSVFAPIMAVFGLPGEAAAVLIGAWMSMGGAVGVVITLFDQGILNGNHIAILAPAIYLMGSQVQYMGRIMGPIGTEGRYIPVMIAISVLNAFGAMFLMNIIL encoded by the coding sequence ATGAGCGAAGTTAAAGCAAAGAAACCAATGGTTACTGATATTTTCGTTGAAGGTGCTAAGAAAGGCTGGGTTATTGCGACTACTTCTACAGTACCGAATGTTCTGATGGCGTTTGTGATCATCAAGGCATTGCAGATTACGGGCGCGTTGGATCTGATGGGCAGCGTATTTGCTCCAATCATGGCGGTATTTGGTTTACCTGGCGAAGCGGCAGCGGTATTGATCGGTGCGTGGATGTCGATGGGTGGCGCAGTGGGCGTGGTTATTACGCTGTTTGACCAAGGCATTTTGAACGGCAATCATATCGCTATTTTGGCGCCAGCTATCTACTTGATGGGTTCTCAAGTGCAATACATGGGTCGTATCATGGGACCAATTGGTACTGAAGGTCGCTACATCCCGGTGATGATCGCGATTTCGGTATTGAATGCCTTTGGTGCAATGTTCCTGATGAACATTATTTTGTAA
- a CDS encoding MAPEG family protein encodes MVTALYAALLTLVMLWLSIEVIKQRRKNQVAHADGGIESLQVARSAQSNAMDYIPITVILMALLEFNGANVWLIHVIGIAFVIGRIVHGKSILARSLKGRKQGMYLTFASMVSLVVLNLAYLPFDKMF; translated from the coding sequence ATGGTTACAGCGTTATATGCTGCGTTGCTCACTTTGGTTATGCTATGGCTTTCCATTGAAGTGATTAAGCAAAGAAGAAAGAATCAAGTGGCACACGCAGATGGTGGTATTGAATCGTTACAAGTGGCTCGTTCCGCTCAAAGTAATGCTATGGATTATATTCCGATTACAGTGATACTGATGGCGTTGCTAGAGTTCAACGGCGCTAATGTGTGGCTGATCCATGTTATTGGTATTGCTTTTGTTATTGGGCGTATTGTTCATGGAAAAAGTATTCTTGCTCGCAGTCTAAAGGGAAGAAAGCAAGGCATGTATTTGACCTTTGCCAGCATGGTATCTTTAGTTGTCCTAAACTTAGCTTACCTACCTTTTGATAAAATGTTCTAG
- a CDS encoding START domain-containing protein, whose protein sequence is MTLPRILVLGLCALSTLSYANPWQFVKSEDGIMIDKRPHREGLVEIRAQMQTPTTYSGFLLLLEDSENVPNWIDNVSQSRVLMQISEDENIVYTQFKAPWPARDRDMVTYSKYSIEDGQFVLSIKDASNYLAKESGYIRIYDVDALWTLQPLTNGNTYITYTAYANAGGILPNWLMNKLSIGSALSTFKGLKEQLPKYQGQQHPNLPSESR, encoded by the coding sequence ATGACATTACCTAGGATTTTGGTACTCGGCCTCTGCGCCCTATCGACACTGAGTTATGCCAACCCATGGCAGTTCGTCAAAAGTGAAGATGGCATCATGATTGATAAAAGGCCACACCGTGAAGGCTTGGTCGAAATACGAGCGCAAATGCAAACGCCCACCACTTACTCCGGTTTTTTGTTGTTGCTTGAAGACAGCGAGAACGTGCCAAACTGGATAGATAATGTGTCGCAAAGCCGTGTGTTGATGCAGATATCTGAAGATGAAAACATCGTCTATACCCAATTCAAAGCACCTTGGCCTGCCAGAGATAGAGACATGGTGACTTACTCAAAATACAGTATCGAGGATGGGCAATTTGTCTTGTCGATAAAGGATGCGTCGAACTATTTGGCGAAAGAGTCGGGGTACATTCGAATCTATGATGTGGACGCACTTTGGACACTGCAACCGCTGACTAATGGCAATACCTACATCACCTACACCGCTTATGCGAACGCAGGTGGCATCCTACCGAATTGGTTGATGAACAAGTTATCGATAGGCAGTGCACTGAGCACGTTTAAGGGACTGAAAGAACAGTTACCAAAGTACCAAGGCCAACAGCATCCTAACCTGCCAAGTGAGTCTCGCTAA
- a CDS encoding YHS domain-containing (seleno)protein — translation MSHMKSTSQKITLLAALLGTSFSLMAADLDMSVDSNDLAIKGYDPVAYFANEGPVKGTSEFTATYKNAIYNFASSENRDEFRANPEAYAPQYGGYCAFGVAMGKKFETDPLAWKVEDGKLYLNLDKSVQKRWLENTQEFIQDANSNWTTIKTVEAYKL, via the coding sequence ATGTCACACATGAAATCGACCAGTCAAAAAATCACTCTATTGGCCGCGTTACTAGGCACCAGCTTTTCGTTAATGGCAGCAGACCTTGATATGAGTGTCGACAGCAATGATCTCGCGATTAAAGGTTATGACCCTGTCGCTTACTTTGCCAATGAAGGCCCAGTAAAAGGCACATCAGAGTTCACAGCGACCTACAAGAATGCGATCTATAACTTTGCGAGCAGTGAAAACAGAGATGAATTTCGAGCCAATCCAGAAGCCTATGCCCCTCAATATGGCGGTTACTGCGCGTTTGGGGTAGCGATGGGTAAGAAGTTTGAAACCGACCCTCTCGCTTGGAAGGTGGAAGATGGGAAGTTGTATCTGAACTTAGACAAATCGGTTCAAAAACGCTGGCTGGAGAACACACAAGAGTTCATCCAAGACGCTAACAGCAACTGGACAACCATCAAAACCGTAGAAGCCTATAAGCTCTAG
- a CDS encoding AraC family transcriptional regulator — protein sequence MDLLSQLMEHFSIRTGVFYSGNLCGVSSFNAQQGKEGHLHVLSAGELSLSSAHTEHRHLSQPCIVYLPNSTPHAIEGVGDGAEVVCANVEYRSGQMNPLLSALPDVIVIPFEDAPNLMPVIEVLSNESSQESSGQQYLMDKLSDALMALIFRHLIEQQKIDSGVFSALAHPRLASVVTAIHRLPARHYSIAEMASLAAMSRTQFIEAFKREVGETPGDYVQKWRVSVAQSLLLQNKPINWVADEVGYNSYSGFSRAFQHVAGVSPRLWLKQNVS from the coding sequence ATGGATCTGCTTTCACAATTAATGGAACACTTCTCGATACGCACTGGCGTTTTCTATTCAGGAAACCTGTGTGGAGTATCGTCATTTAACGCGCAACAAGGTAAAGAGGGGCATCTTCATGTATTGAGCGCAGGGGAGTTGAGCTTGTCTAGTGCTCACACGGAACACCGGCATTTGTCGCAGCCTTGCATTGTTTATCTGCCGAATAGCACACCACATGCGATTGAAGGTGTGGGAGACGGTGCGGAGGTCGTGTGTGCGAACGTGGAGTATCGTTCAGGACAGATGAATCCTTTATTGTCGGCTCTGCCTGACGTAATAGTGATTCCGTTTGAGGATGCGCCTAACTTAATGCCAGTGATTGAGGTGTTATCTAATGAATCGAGCCAAGAATCGTCGGGGCAGCAGTACTTAATGGATAAGTTGAGTGATGCCTTGATGGCTTTGATTTTCCGTCATCTCATTGAACAACAGAAAATTGATAGCGGCGTTTTCTCGGCTCTTGCTCACCCGCGATTGGCTTCGGTGGTCACGGCTATTCATCGATTACCTGCTCGTCATTATTCGATCGCCGAAATGGCGTCACTGGCCGCGATGTCTCGCACTCAGTTTATTGAAGCGTTTAAGCGAGAAGTGGGTGAAACGCCGGGAGACTATGTGCAAAAGTGGCGAGTCTCTGTGGCTCAATCCTTGTTATTGCAAAATAAGCCGATCAATTGGGTTGCTGATGAAGTGGGTTACAATAGCTACTCAGGATTCTCACGTGCTTTTCAACATGTTGCCGGAGTGTCGCCGCGTCTTTGGCTGAAGCAAAATGTGTCGTGA
- a CDS encoding 6-pyruvoyl trahydropterin synthase family protein — protein MNLFVRDLTVIDSSYICEHRGVVGDSWILDVTMSGELNEMSMVLDFSRVKKQIKQLVDQHVDHRLLLPMKNAAIVHQASKPGYAKVDVLRGDKSLHLHCPDEAYCLIDAKAITIESVTAHVYNILRDNLPSNVTGLEITLRHENINGAFYHYTHGLKKHDGNCQRIAHGHRSPVEIVVDGQRDEQREQAFAQRWEDIYLGSKEDQVSVSSLNLSEHAKSVDDESHYGFRYTAPQGEFELAIAKSETEILPTDTTVELLAGYIADQVAPSLVENQSLQIVAYEGVGKGAMAFR, from the coding sequence TTGAACCTATTTGTAAGAGACCTTACCGTTATCGATTCTTCATACATCTGTGAACACAGAGGGGTCGTAGGAGATAGTTGGATTTTAGATGTCACCATGTCTGGTGAATTGAATGAAATGAGCATGGTTCTGGACTTTAGTAGAGTCAAAAAGCAGATCAAACAGCTGGTTGATCAACATGTCGATCACCGCTTACTGTTGCCAATGAAAAACGCTGCAATCGTGCATCAAGCAAGTAAACCGGGCTACGCTAAGGTGGATGTACTGCGTGGTGACAAGAGCCTACACCTGCACTGCCCTGATGAAGCATACTGCTTGATTGATGCTAAAGCGATCACCATCGAGAGTGTGACCGCACACGTTTACAATATTCTTCGCGATAACCTACCAAGTAACGTCACAGGGTTAGAGATCACCCTACGTCATGAGAACATTAATGGCGCGTTTTACCACTACACCCATGGCTTGAAAAAGCATGATGGCAACTGCCAACGTATCGCCCACGGTCACCGTTCTCCAGTCGAAATTGTGGTTGATGGTCAGCGTGACGAACAACGCGAGCAGGCGTTTGCTCAGCGCTGGGAAGACATCTATTTAGGCTCTAAAGAAGACCAAGTTTCAGTTTCATCACTTAACCTGAGTGAACACGCAAAAAGTGTTGATGACGAAAGTCACTATGGCTTCCGCTACACAGCGCCACAAGGTGAATTTGAGTTAGCGATTGCTAAGAGTGAAACAGAGATCTTGCCAACGGATACCACGGTGGAATTACTGGCAGGCTATATTGCAGATCAAGTTGCTCCAAGTTTGGTAGAAAACCAATCACTACAAATTGTGGCTTATGAGGGGGTAGGTAAAGGCGCGATGGCGTTCCGATAA
- a CDS encoding acyltransferase: protein MSSVQHTPSQRIASIELGRVIAILAIIGLHGQMALTYWQIDEVPWIGYVLNQTARFAVPLFFLISGYLIQPKLTASPWTTVVNYSKPLLKVWLVWSIICLVMPFNLAKVEEFGYLGERQGYWGFLMNTPLNSFLEGGLVHLWFIPALVCAVLIIALMVEMKLDKLLLPTAILLYVYGVLAGSYANLTDLSAPFFTRNGPFFSTLMVTLGFLIRQNQWKVSSAKALVLLVLGMLIHFAEAAWLTTFDVGFNMNDFLFGTALWGMGVFMWLLANPNIGDYAWVRAISNRMLGIYVCHLLIIIVLFNVCGVLGITELAKDVTVFFGTVLLSFGLVVGIEKTPLRRVLLR from the coding sequence ATGTCTTCCGTTCAACATACGCCTTCACAACGCATCGCCAGTATTGAGTTGGGTCGAGTGATTGCTATCTTGGCGATCATCGGCTTACATGGCCAAATGGCACTTACTTATTGGCAAATCGATGAAGTGCCTTGGATTGGCTATGTACTTAACCAAACCGCTCGCTTCGCTGTGCCTCTTTTCTTCCTTATCTCAGGGTATCTGATTCAACCTAAGCTGACCGCATCGCCTTGGACAACCGTGGTCAACTACTCCAAGCCACTACTCAAGGTTTGGTTAGTTTGGAGCATCATTTGCCTAGTCATGCCATTCAACCTCGCGAAGGTGGAAGAGTTCGGTTACTTAGGCGAACGCCAAGGCTATTGGGGCTTTTTAATGAACACCCCGCTCAACTCTTTCTTAGAGGGTGGGTTGGTGCACTTGTGGTTTATTCCTGCACTTGTGTGTGCCGTTTTGATCATCGCTCTAATGGTCGAAATGAAACTCGACAAACTACTATTACCAACGGCTATTCTGCTTTACGTCTATGGTGTTTTAGCGGGCAGCTACGCGAACTTAACCGACCTGAGCGCACCTTTCTTTACTCGTAACGGCCCGTTCTTTAGCACGTTAATGGTGACCTTAGGCTTCCTCATTCGTCAGAATCAATGGAAGGTGTCGTCAGCCAAAGCGTTGGTGTTATTAGTGTTAGGCATGTTGATTCACTTTGCTGAGGCGGCATGGCTCACCACGTTCGACGTCGGGTTCAACATGAATGATTTCTTGTTTGGTACGGCACTATGGGGAATGGGCGTGTTTATGTGGCTTTTGGCTAATCCAAACATCGGCGACTATGCGTGGGTTCGCGCGATCTCGAATCGTATGTTGGGTATCTACGTTTGCCACCTTTTGATCATTATCGTGCTGTTCAACGTCTGCGGAGTTTTGGGTATCACTGAGTTAGCAAAAGACGTGACCGTATTTTTTGGCACCGTATTGTTGAGCTTCGGGTTAGTTGTTGGGATCGAAAAAACACCATTACGACGCGTGCTACTTCGCTAA
- a CDS encoding AEC family transporter — MNTLWEQFAFSASVTGPICLMLFLGVMLKRIGLINDNFIDVASKVVFQVTLPAMLFLSIVQSNHDFAASGKLVIFGLLANLAFFVFTTVSTKITFKKPQDQGVIVQGGFRANTAIIGLAYVANIYGNDGVALAALYVASLTVLYNIQAVIALTPKGQESGDKAIQVIVKTLTKNPLIISIASGVLFYLLSIPVPKMVTDAGQYFANMTLPLALLCTGGSLDIRSLKKDKGPTWFSTGYKLVLAPLLITLAALFFGFRGLDLGLIFLMSAAPTAAASYVMARAMGGNSTLAANIIALTTVVSLITCTLGIFALTAMDLI, encoded by the coding sequence ATGAACACACTTTGGGAACAGTTTGCGTTTTCGGCGTCAGTAACGGGCCCTATCTGTTTAATGCTGTTTCTTGGTGTCATGCTCAAGCGAATTGGCTTAATCAATGACAATTTCATTGATGTCGCATCCAAGGTGGTGTTTCAAGTCACTCTACCCGCGATGTTATTCCTCAGTATTGTTCAATCTAACCACGATTTTGCCGCCAGTGGAAAGCTCGTCATCTTTGGCTTGTTAGCCAACCTGGCCTTCTTCGTGTTCACCACTGTCAGCACTAAAATTACCTTTAAAAAGCCTCAAGACCAAGGTGTGATAGTGCAAGGTGGATTTCGTGCCAACACTGCTATTATCGGGCTTGCTTACGTCGCCAATATATACGGCAACGATGGTGTCGCACTCGCAGCACTTTATGTCGCCTCCTTGACGGTTCTCTATAATATTCAGGCGGTTATCGCGCTCACTCCAAAGGGACAAGAGTCGGGTGACAAAGCCATTCAAGTAATCGTTAAAACACTCACCAAAAACCCTTTGATTATCTCGATCGCCTCAGGTGTATTGTTCTACTTACTATCGATCCCAGTACCGAAAATGGTGACCGATGCAGGGCAATATTTCGCAAACATGACGTTACCGTTAGCCCTTTTGTGCACGGGAGGGTCGCTTGATATACGCTCGCTGAAAAAAGATAAGGGCCCAACTTGGTTCTCTACCGGATACAAACTGGTTTTAGCTCCGCTACTGATCACGCTTGCTGCCCTGTTCTTCGGTTTTAGAGGATTAGATCTAGGCCTTATCTTCTTGATGAGCGCCGCGCCGACCGCTGCTGCGAGCTATGTTATGGCACGTGCGATGGGCGGGAATTCAACATTGGCTGCCAATATTATCGCGCTTACTACCGTTGTTTCTCTTATCACTTGTACTCTCGGTATTTTTGCACTTACTGCAATGGATTTAATATAG
- a CDS encoding TetR/AcrR family transcriptional regulator, with protein MSKGKITKEYILSHAFALASENGLESLTIGELAKQCGMSKSGLFAHFNSKENLQLSVLEYSNAIFTERVIIPARVLGDGDIEAKLKQLLDNWLGWNHSFQGSCMFIDAWKDAGSETSVIQKALQKTISVWIDYLTIQVAKAVESKQFRADLDPKQATFELYGLYLSANLFYSLRGQQASHTHFWSGVDRLIASWRAV; from the coding sequence ATGAGCAAAGGAAAGATAACCAAAGAGTATATTTTGAGCCATGCATTTGCGCTTGCAAGTGAGAATGGGCTTGAGAGTTTGACGATTGGCGAGTTGGCCAAGCAATGTGGCATGTCTAAGAGTGGCTTGTTTGCACATTTCAACTCTAAAGAGAACTTGCAACTCTCTGTACTCGAGTATTCCAACGCCATATTCACCGAAAGAGTCATCATTCCCGCAAGAGTACTGGGAGATGGTGATATTGAAGCGAAATTGAAACAGCTGCTCGACAATTGGTTGGGCTGGAATCATTCGTTCCAAGGCAGTTGCATGTTTATTGATGCATGGAAAGATGCGGGCAGTGAAACGTCTGTGATTCAGAAAGCACTGCAGAAAACGATTTCAGTGTGGATTGATTACTTGACGATTCAGGTAGCAAAAGCGGTGGAGAGCAAACAGTTCAGAGCCGATTTAGATCCTAAACAGGCAACCTTTGAGTTATACGGCCTCTACTTGAGTGCGAACTTGTTCTACTCGTTACGAGGCCAACAAGCGAGCCACACGCATTTTTGGAGTGGTGTAGATCGCTTAATTGCTAGCTGGAGAGCGGTTTAA
- a CDS encoding alpha/beta hydrolase — translation MSDKIYFNTSNKFSFKRSLIGATTNLHYILAPSHAKKTARKLLLTPMRTEQKNADPQGLIKSEIKGRDGVLKTYSLGTGPVWVLTHGWSGTASQFFPLMEHIAAKGFTALAYDHPAHGGSDGVHGHIPAFVNGLEAILDSVGEVAGLVGHSMGTASALECKHVKLENKPLLLIAPVLDYLENLFGSVARSGYSMKLFEAVVGEVEEQFNYPIQSVDPYGKLALRESQTIIVHDEQDKFTKFDVSQRAANEMGRVTLITTQGQGHGRVMKCQQVFESFDNLIG, via the coding sequence ATGAGTGACAAAATCTATTTTAATACATCGAACAAATTCAGCTTTAAGCGCAGCCTGATTGGTGCAACAACCAACCTGCATTACATTCTCGCGCCGAGCCATGCAAAGAAAACAGCGCGCAAGTTATTGCTCACGCCAATGCGTACCGAGCAGAAAAATGCTGATCCACAAGGGTTGATTAAGAGTGAAATCAAAGGCCGTGATGGCGTGCTAAAAACGTACTCTCTGGGTACAGGCCCAGTTTGGGTGCTGACTCATGGTTGGTCTGGTACGGCGAGTCAGTTCTTTCCTCTTATGGAACATATCGCAGCCAAAGGCTTTACGGCTCTGGCTTACGATCATCCAGCTCATGGTGGTAGTGATGGTGTTCATGGTCATATCCCTGCGTTTGTGAATGGCTTGGAAGCGATTCTAGATTCGGTTGGCGAAGTGGCAGGCTTAGTAGGTCACAGCATGGGTACCGCTTCTGCGTTGGAATGTAAGCACGTTAAATTGGAAAACAAGCCATTATTGCTGATTGCACCTGTACTGGATTATCTAGAAAACCTATTTGGCAGCGTTGCGCGTTCAGGTTACTCAATGAAACTGTTTGAGGCGGTAGTTGGAGAAGTAGAAGAGCAGTTTAACTACCCAATTCAGTCGGTGGATCCCTATGGAAAGCTAGCGCTTCGTGAGTCTCAAACGATCATCGTACATGATGAGCAAGATAAGTTTACTAAGTTTGATGTGTCTCAGCGTGCTGCTAATGAAATGGGTCGCGTTACCTTGATTACTACTCAAGGACAAGGCCATGGGCGAGTGATGAAATGCCAGCAAGTGTTCGAGAGCTTTGATAACTTGATTGGTTAA